One genomic segment of Caloranaerobacter ferrireducens includes these proteins:
- a CDS encoding DNRLRE domain-containing protein, which yields MQKTISISPVMDTFIDSHLKGKNFSNQAYYFLGYYKLVTKYRILLKFDLSNLPKNCNIINANLKLFCIRNDYMEQENIFSVHPITKNWNDKRVSYSNQPSYDKNRKVQSKIDCHLWESISWDITEYAREWLKNPKKNFGIIIKAENEKDSASLLGFCSQKHSNKDWRPKLEITFTTEEKRKVYIKPMPKVAIVTPQFFEWDGNRCLLGGGERYLIDLAKLLQKLGYQVDVFQPSNHKEWERTYEGIKIKGIGNPGFHQDFFINLNKKFYQVTKNYDYHIYFNMDVTYPHVFPNSICISHGIWWDSCERQWWRSKLWYSRFFEGLSAVDLLVSVDTNTINWLNAVNPNLKCKKVYIPNYVDLNIFKPTISNLTNKKYIKILYPRRLHPGRGWAVCKKVAVELVNEYNNVIFSFVGRGTIKSEEHMKIFASKHPRIEYTWYEMNEIYNAYKDADIVLIPSLYSEGTSLSLLEAMACGKPIIAGLVGGLTDLIIHGYNGYLIEINKENLKNAIITLINNPKLREDMGKNARKISEQFSKEIWEERWKKVILQQFPIN from the coding sequence ATGCAAAAAACAATATCCATTTCTCCAGTTATGGATACTTTTATAGATAGTCATTTAAAAGGTAAAAATTTTTCAAATCAAGCTTATTACTTTCTAGGATATTATAAATTAGTTACAAAATACCGCATATTGTTAAAATTTGATTTAAGTAATCTCCCTAAAAATTGTAATATAATTAATGCAAACTTAAAACTCTTTTGTATACGAAATGACTATATGGAACAAGAAAATATTTTTAGCGTACACCCTATAACAAAAAATTGGAATGATAAGAGAGTAAGCTATTCTAATCAACCTTCATATGATAAAAATAGGAAAGTACAATCTAAAATTGATTGTCATCTTTGGGAATCTATAAGTTGGGATATAACTGAATATGCTAGAGAATGGTTAAAAAACCCAAAGAAAAACTTCGGTATAATCATAAAAGCTGAAAATGAAAAAGATAGTGCATCTTTATTAGGTTTTTGCAGTCAGAAACATAGTAATAAAGATTGGCGACCTAAATTAGAAATTACATTTACTACAGAAGAAAAAAGAAAAGTATATATAAAACCTATGCCTAAAGTAGCTATCGTTACACCTCAATTTTTTGAATGGGACGGTAATAGATGTTTATTGGGTGGAGGAGAACGATATTTAATTGATTTAGCAAAACTTTTACAAAAACTTGGATACCAAGTAGATGTTTTTCAACCATCAAATCATAAAGAATGGGAAAGAACTTATGAAGGTATTAAAATAAAAGGAATTGGAAACCCAGGTTTTCATCAAGACTTCTTTATAAACCTTAATAAAAAATTCTATCAAGTAACTAAAAATTATGATTATCATATATATTTCAACATGGATGTAACATATCCACATGTTTTTCCTAACTCTATTTGTATAAGCCATGGTATTTGGTGGGATTCATGCGAACGTCAATGGTGGCGTTCTAAACTCTGGTATAGCAGGTTTTTTGAAGGTCTTAGTGCAGTAGACCTACTTGTATCTGTAGATACAAATACAATAAATTGGCTAAATGCAGTTAATCCAAATCTTAAATGTAAAAAGGTATATATACCTAATTATGTAGATTTAAATATTTTTAAACCAACCATTTCTAATTTAACTAATAAAAAATATATTAAAATACTATATCCTCGTAGACTGCATCCAGGTAGAGGATGGGCTGTATGTAAAAAAGTCGCTGTTGAGCTAGTTAATGAATATAATAATGTTATTTTCTCTTTCGTTGGAAGAGGCACTATAAAAAGTGAAGAACACATGAAAATTTTTGCTTCTAAGCATCCTCGTATAGAATATACTTGGTATGAAATGAATGAAATATACAATGCTTATAAAGATGCAGATATAGTTCTTATTCCATCTCTATATTCAGAAGGAACTTCACTTTCACTACTTGAAGCTATGGCTTGTGGAAAACCAATAATTGCTGGATTAGTAGGAGGACTTACAGATTTAATAATCCATGGTTACAACGGATATTTAATAGAAATTAATAAAGAAAACTTAAAAAATGCAATTATTACTCTTATAAATAACCCTAAACTAAGAGAAGATATGGGAAAAAATGCTCGTAAAATATCTGAACAATTTTCTAAAGAAATCTGGGAAGAACGTTGGAAAAAAGTAATACTTCAGCAATTCCCTATCAACTAA
- the safA gene encoding SafA/ExsA family spore coat assembly protein: MKKKFLILFVLLSFLITSTPVFAKQLTYTVKSGDSMWKIAVKFEVGLSELISANPQIKNPNLIYPGQKLNIPDISDIKALENEVIKLVNIERSKRGLQPLKANWQLSRVARFKSQDMINKNYFGHYSPTYGSPFKMMEDFGLRFTAAGENIAKGQRTPKQVMNSWMNSEGHRNNILSPIYNEIGVGVAKDKYGRYYWTQMFMKAIRK; encoded by the coding sequence ATGAAGAAAAAGTTTTTAATTCTATTTGTTTTATTAAGTTTTTTAATAACTTCAACTCCAGTTTTTGCTAAGCAGTTAACTTATACAGTAAAATCTGGAGACAGTATGTGGAAAATCGCTGTTAAGTTCGAAGTTGGACTTAGTGAACTTATTTCAGCAAATCCACAAATAAAAAATCCTAATTTAATATATCCAGGACAAAAACTTAATATTCCTGATATTAGTGACATTAAAGCACTTGAAAATGAAGTTATAAAATTAGTTAATATAGAAAGGTCAAAACGAGGTTTACAGCCTCTTAAAGCAAATTGGCAACTTTCAAGAGTAGCAAGATTCAAATCACAAGATATGATAAATAAAAACTATTTTGGACACTATTCTCCAACTTACGGTTCTCCTTTTAAAATGATGGAGGATTTTGGCTTAAGATTTACTGCAGCAGGTGAAAATATAGCCAAAGGACAAAGAACTCCAAAGCAAGTTATGAATAGTTGGATGAACTCAGAAGGTCATAGAAATAATATACTAAGCCCAATATACAACGAAATAGGTGTAGGTGTAGCAAAAGATAAATATGGAAGGTACTATTGGACTCAAATGTTTATGAAAGCAATTAGAAAATAA
- a CDS encoding GntR family transcriptional regulator: MLDRYKPIPLYIQLKEELLKKIREGIWEVETQIPTEKKLMKEYNVGRATVREAISLLVKEGYVYRKKGIGTFVASKQPSLGFEPLISLTYSLKARGIKANNIVVEKKQITPDDNLLLKLRWNKSKQCFYIKRLRYVDNRPIAVEHSYFSNRFKYIEDKFDLTGSLAKIIIKDLKITIKKVEQTIILRLPNEEERNELKVNKDTLILDMDRWIYIEGTEEPFYYLKFLVPENIYSYPF; this comes from the coding sequence ATGTTAGATAGATATAAACCAATACCACTTTATATTCAACTTAAGGAAGAATTGCTTAAGAAGATAAGAGAAGGTATTTGGGAAGTTGAAACACAAATCCCAACTGAAAAGAAATTGATGAAAGAATATAATGTAGGCAGAGCAACGGTAAGAGAAGCTATTTCTCTTTTAGTAAAAGAAGGTTATGTATATAGAAAAAAAGGGATAGGTACTTTTGTAGCAAGTAAACAGCCGTCATTAGGTTTTGAACCTCTTATAAGTTTAACTTATTCTTTGAAGGCAAGAGGTATTAAAGCCAATAATATTGTGGTAGAAAAGAAACAGATAACTCCTGATGATAATTTATTATTAAAATTAAGATGGAATAAATCAAAACAGTGCTTTTATATTAAGAGATTAAGATATGTTGATAACAGACCTATAGCTGTCGAACACTCATATTTTTCAAATAGATTTAAATATATTGAGGACAAGTTTGATTTAACGGGCTCATTGGCAAAAATAATTATTAAAGATTTAAAGATAACTATTAAAAAAGTTGAACAGACTATTATACTAAGATTACCAAATGAAGAAGAAAGGAATGAGCTTAAGGTTAATAAAGATACTTTGATATTAGATATGGATAGATGGATTTATATAGAAGGTACTGAGGAGCCTTTTTATTACTTAAAGTTTTTAGTTCCAGAAAATATATATTCTTATCCATTTTAA
- a CDS encoding FAD-dependent oxidoreductase, with protein MKKIQKNIRQKINKEITCYEWHSSIVLEGIVDSWDDVVKAGKLAANKGYKGVVNKIEVKNLSIPDIKKPLLKDNYLHGKKVDVLIIGGGIIGCAIARELSKWDISILIIEKEEDLAMHTSSRNDGMIHPGILPKPGTKKAIFNVRGNKLYSKVTKELDVPFRRIGSLMLFEGNYMKLLLPYIKLRAKQNRVEGIQYLSADAIRKRVPAITKDISGGIFVPTTGILSPYKMTIAYGENAVLNGAEISFNTIALSMKKEHESIKAVQTNRGTIYPNLVINAAGVYSDKIAEMAGDQFFTIHPRKGQTIILDKKKGKLIDIVIAKSSLRKSTRSNTKGGGIVKTIDGNILVGPDAYEQPYREDYTTTRENIENIMKKHFPLIPQLSPKDVINYFAGIRAATYEEDFIVEKSEYVENLIHAAGIQSPGLASAPAIAEEIEKITINVLNDIQEVKPKENWNPIRKGIPQLNKMNKYERDRLIKERPDYGIIICRCEEISKGEIIDSIKSPIPAKSIDAIKRRVRPGMGRCQGGFCLPLVSKIIEEETELDMLSITKKGNKSQILSKETKEPDFDNEGGEASGDI; from the coding sequence TTGAAAAAAATTCAGAAGAATATTAGACAAAAGATAAATAAGGAAATCACTTGTTATGAGTGGCATTCATCAATTGTTTTAGAAGGGATAGTTGACAGTTGGGATGATGTAGTAAAAGCAGGGAAATTAGCAGCAAATAAAGGCTATAAAGGGGTAGTAAATAAAATTGAGGTAAAGAACTTAAGTATACCAGATATTAAAAAACCTTTATTAAAGGACAATTATTTACATGGTAAGAAAGTGGATGTACTAATTATTGGTGGGGGTATTATTGGTTGTGCTATAGCGAGAGAACTTTCTAAATGGGATATATCTATTTTGATAATTGAGAAAGAGGAAGACCTTGCTATGCATACATCATCTAGAAATGACGGTATGATACATCCAGGGATTCTTCCAAAGCCAGGTACAAAAAAAGCTATTTTTAACGTAAGGGGTAATAAATTATATTCAAAGGTTACAAAAGAGCTAGATGTACCTTTTAGAAGAATTGGTTCTCTAATGCTTTTTGAAGGAAATTATATGAAATTATTACTTCCATATATTAAATTAAGGGCCAAACAGAATAGAGTAGAAGGTATTCAGTATTTATCTGCTGATGCAATAAGAAAAAGAGTACCTGCAATAACCAAAGATATTTCAGGGGGTATTTTTGTACCTACTACAGGAATTCTATCTCCTTATAAAATGACTATAGCTTATGGGGAAAATGCTGTATTAAATGGTGCTGAAATTAGTTTTAATACAATAGCCTTATCTATGAAAAAAGAGCATGAAAGCATTAAGGCTGTTCAGACTAATAGAGGAACTATATATCCAAACTTAGTAATAAATGCTGCTGGAGTTTATAGTGACAAGATAGCTGAGATGGCAGGTGATCAGTTTTTTACAATCCATCCTAGAAAGGGTCAGACTATTATACTGGATAAGAAAAAAGGGAAACTGATAGATATTGTAATAGCAAAATCATCTTTAAGGAAAAGCACAAGGAGCAATACAAAAGGCGGTGGAATCGTTAAAACAATAGATGGGAATATTTTAGTCGGTCCAGATGCGTACGAACAGCCTTATAGAGAAGATTATACAACTACGAGGGAAAATATTGAAAATATTATGAAAAAGCATTTTCCACTTATACCACAGCTTTCACCTAAAGATGTAATTAATTATTTTGCAGGAATTAGAGCGGCTACATATGAAGAAGATTTTATTGTAGAAAAATCTGAGTATGTTGAGAATTTGATACATGCAGCAGGAATACAGTCGCCTGGTTTAGCTTCAGCACCTGCTATTGCTGAGGAAATTGAAAAAATAACTATAAATGTATTAAATGATATACAAGAAGTTAAGCCGAAAGAAAATTGGAATCCAATAAGAAAAGGTATACCTCAATTGAATAAGATGAACAAATACGAAAGAGATAGATTAATAAAAGAAAGGCCTGATTATGGGATAATAATTTGCAGATGTGAAGAAATAAGCAAAGGAGAAATAATAGATTCAATAAAATCTCCTATACCTGCAAAATCAATAGATGCGATTAAAAGGCGAGTAAGGCCTGGTATGGGTAGATGTCAAGGTGGTTTCTGTTTGCCTCTTGTTTCAAAAATTATTGAAGAAGAAACTGAATTAGATATGTTATCGATAACTAAGAAAGGTAATAAATCTCAAATTTTATCAAAAGAAACAAAGGAGCCTGATTTTGATAACGAAGGTGGTGAAGCTAGTGGAGACATATGA
- a CDS encoding NAD(P)/FAD-dependent oxidoreductase: protein METYDVVVLGAGPAGLAAGLEAAKRGGKTLIIERESRPGGILKQCIHDGFGLIEFKEKLSGPEYAERYIRMVRDKNIPIMTSTFATKVLKDKDKFIITLVNSNKGVFEIESKTMILANGCRERTSKQIFIHGSRPSGVYTAGTAQYFINILGYLPCKKCVILGSGDIGLIMARRLTLEGAKVIGVYEAKTTPSGLTRNIVQCLYDYDIPLYLSRTITRIIGDDRVEGVIINEVDENMKPIKGTEKLVECDGVILSVGLIPENEIAESLGIEIDKFTKGPCVDHNFMTLEDGVFSCGNALHVNDLVDYVTESGRYAGERAVVYAKNNIEKNLVKVNMSVNDFLYVVPQYIDITSNNKKVVLYFRSREIRKNVVVQIKYDNKIVFTRKYRVLRPPEMQRIELDLTELKMSKDKDFCIVMKEGQY from the coding sequence GTGGAGACATATGATGTCGTTGTGTTAGGAGCCGGACCAGCGGGGTTAGCTGCTGGACTTGAAGCTGCTAAAAGAGGAGGAAAAACGTTAATTATAGAGAGAGAAAGTAGACCAGGTGGGATATTGAAACAATGTATACATGATGGATTTGGGTTAATAGAGTTTAAAGAGAAGTTGTCAGGGCCAGAGTATGCAGAGCGTTATATAAGAATGGTTAGAGATAAGAATATACCTATAATGACATCTACTTTTGCAACTAAAGTTTTAAAAGATAAAGATAAATTTATCATTACTTTAGTTAATTCTAATAAAGGCGTTTTTGAAATAGAATCAAAGACAATGATTCTTGCTAATGGATGTAGAGAACGTACTTCTAAACAGATATTTATTCATGGTTCAAGACCTTCAGGAGTTTATACAGCAGGAACTGCTCAATATTTTATTAATATCCTAGGGTATTTGCCATGTAAAAAATGTGTTATTTTAGGCAGTGGTGATATTGGTTTAATTATGGCAAGAAGATTAACTCTAGAAGGAGCTAAGGTAATTGGTGTATATGAAGCTAAAACAACTCCATCGGGCTTAACACGTAACATTGTACAGTGTTTATATGACTATGATATTCCATTGTATTTGTCTCGTACAATAACTAGAATCATTGGGGATGATAGGGTAGAAGGTGTTATTATTAATGAAGTTGATGAAAACATGAAACCTATTAAAGGAACTGAAAAGTTAGTTGAATGCGATGGAGTGATATTATCTGTCGGGCTTATTCCTGAAAATGAGATTGCTGAGTCTTTAGGGATAGAAATTGATAAGTTTACAAAAGGTCCATGTGTTGATCATAATTTTATGACATTAGAAGACGGTGTGTTTTCATGTGGTAATGCGCTGCATGTTAATGATTTAGTTGATTATGTAACAGAGAGCGGAAGATATGCAGGTGAAAGAGCTGTTGTTTATGCTAAAAATAACATTGAAAAAAATCTAGTGAAAGTTAATATGTCGGTTAATGATTTTTTATATGTAGTACCACAGTATATTGATATAACATCAAACAATAAAAAAGTGGTTTTGTATTTTAGATCAAGGGAAATTAGAAAAAATGTTGTAGTTCAAATAAAATATGACAATAAGATTGTATTTACCAGGAAATATCGGGTTTTAAGACCTCCAGAGATGCAAAGGATAGAATTAGATTTAACAGAACTTAAAATGAGTAAAGATAAAGATTTTTGCATAGTTATGAAGGAGGGACAATATTGA
- a CDS encoding DUF1667 domain-containing protein, with protein MKELICIVCPNGCLLKVEKLNENWSIKGNLCSKGIDFAISEMTEAKRSVCSTVKTVFPEVPRLPVRTDGEIPKKFIFPLMKLINKVEIKAPIHSGDIILKNVFDTGVNVIATSDLFELLKEGIYD; from the coding sequence TTGAAAGAATTAATCTGTATTGTTTGTCCTAATGGATGTTTATTAAAAGTAGAAAAACTAAACGAGAATTGGAGTATAAAAGGGAATCTTTGCTCAAAAGGGATTGATTTTGCAATCTCAGAAATGACAGAAGCGAAGAGAAGTGTATGTTCAACTGTAAAAACAGTTTTTCCTGAAGTTCCAAGACTTCCAGTTAGAACTGATGGAGAAATACCAAAAAAATTTATTTTCCCACTAATGAAATTAATAAATAAAGTTGAAATAAAAGCTCCTATTCATAGTGGAGATATTATTTTAAAAAATGTTTTTGATACAGGGGTAAATGTAATTGCTACTTCTGATTTATTTGAATTATTAAAAGAGGGTATTTATGATTAG
- a CDS encoding FAD-binding oxidoreductase, protein MSKKYKGFEPKWVKEPPPPGTYRSIFKWGDPNEYKIPNERLYKMMKEKFNMTDDDFKQPKKLGLEKVSFNKPINLTQEQINTFKNIVGPENVKTDDYSRLQVAYGKTMIDLMRLREGIVENIPDIVLYPRDKNDIQKIVEYCNQEKIPVYVYGGGSSVTRGVECVKGGVSLDMRVHFNKVIEFNEINQTITVEAGMSGPELERILNNAPSIFGAKRAYTCGHFPQSFEYSVVGGWVVTRGAGQNSTYFGKIEDIVISQEYVTPIGIIKSDEFPAAATGPSIDQIMMGSEGAFGVLTHVTLKIFRYMPENQRRFSYIFKTWEDARNAAREIMQGQFGYPSVFRLSDPEETDVMLKLYGVEGTILDKIMTLKGYKKMERCLFLGFTDGEKGFTKNLKRKLHKVCKKYGALYLTGYPTKEWEKGRFKDPYMRDIMQDFGIMTDTLECSVTWDNMEKVHEGVRKFCKSRPNTICMTHMSHVYPQGANLYFIFIAKMDSIEEYLEYQYGILDSIQKYGASMSHHHGIGKMIAPWLEGQIGRNQLEVFKALKRYFDPNNIMNPGGTLALDLDDDKKRFNYLKD, encoded by the coding sequence ATGTCAAAAAAATATAAAGGTTTTGAACCAAAATGGGTTAAAGAACCACCGCCACCTGGGACTTATCGTTCGATTTTTAAATGGGGAGATCCAAATGAGTATAAAATACCAAATGAAAGGCTTTATAAAATGATGAAAGAAAAGTTTAATATGACGGATGATGACTTTAAACAGCCTAAGAAGTTAGGACTTGAGAAGGTTTCTTTTAATAAACCAATCAATCTGACTCAGGAGCAAATTAATACATTTAAGAATATAGTGGGACCAGAAAATGTTAAGACAGATGATTATTCCCGTCTCCAAGTAGCTTACGGCAAAACTATGATAGATTTAATGAGGCTTCGTGAAGGTATAGTAGAAAACATTCCAGATATAGTTTTATATCCTAGAGATAAAAATGACATTCAAAAGATTGTAGAGTATTGTAATCAAGAAAAAATTCCTGTTTATGTATATGGTGGAGGTTCTTCCGTTACACGGGGGGTTGAATGTGTAAAGGGTGGAGTTTCATTAGATATGCGTGTTCACTTTAATAAGGTAATAGAATTTAATGAGATTAATCAAACTATTACTGTTGAAGCTGGTATGTCAGGACCAGAGCTTGAGCGGATATTAAATAATGCGCCAAGTATTTTTGGAGCAAAACGAGCATATACCTGTGGACATTTTCCTCAGTCATTTGAATATTCAGTTGTAGGCGGTTGGGTGGTAACTAGAGGAGCAGGTCAGAATTCTACATATTTTGGCAAAATTGAAGATATAGTTATTTCACAGGAATATGTAACACCGATAGGGATAATTAAGAGTGATGAATTTCCAGCTGCTGCTACTGGTCCATCCATAGACCAGATAATGATGGGAAGTGAAGGTGCTTTTGGTGTACTTACACATGTTACTCTAAAAATATTTAGATATATGCCTGAAAATCAGAGAAGATTTAGTTATATTTTCAAAACTTGGGAGGATGCTCGTAATGCAGCTAGAGAGATAATGCAAGGTCAGTTTGGCTATCCATCAGTATTTAGATTATCGGATCCTGAAGAAACAGACGTAATGTTAAAACTTTATGGTGTAGAAGGTACTATACTTGATAAGATTATGACATTAAAGGGATATAAAAAGATGGAAAGATGTCTATTTTTAGGTTTTACTGATGGTGAAAAAGGATTTACTAAGAATTTGAAAAGAAAACTTCATAAAGTATGTAAAAAATATGGAGCTTTATATTTGACAGGCTATCCTACAAAAGAGTGGGAAAAAGGTAGATTTAAAGATCCATATATGAGAGATATAATGCAGGATTTTGGTATAATGACAGATACCTTAGAATGTTCAGTAACGTGGGATAACATGGAGAAAGTACATGAAGGAGTAAGAAAGTTTTGTAAAAGTAGACCAAATACTATATGTATGACTCATATGTCGCATGTATATCCTCAAGGAGCGAATTTGTATTTTATATTTATAGCTAAAATGGACAGCATTGAAGAATATTTAGAATATCAATATGGTATTTTGGACAGCATACAAAAATATGGCGCATCTATGAGTCATCATCATGGTATAGGAAAAATGATTGCACCTTGGTTAGAGGGACAAATAGGTAGAAATCAGTTAGAAGTTTTTAAAGCTTTAAAAAGATATTTCGATCCTAATAACATTATGAATCCAGGGGGAACTTTAGCGCTTGATTTGGATGATGATAAAAAGAGATTTAATTATTTGAAAGATTGA
- a CDS encoding FAD-dependent oxidoreductase, whose translation MSKKYVIIGGVACGPKAAARLRRLDPEAEITLIEKSDVISYGGCGMPYYLSGEVKELEELWSTPVGVPRDPQFFKKVKNINVLNNTLAEKIDRKEKKVIVTNLKTNEKQEIPYDKLVLAVGSTPNVPPIKGIDLNNVFKLYHPYDAEKIKSLLESGKVKDAVIVGGGLIGLEVAEALTKQGVKVTVVEMMDKVLPKMLDTEMSMLLIKDMEKNKVDVLTSTKVLELEGDNEGNVKSVVTDKGKIDAQLVLISVGVRPNIKLAEEAGLEISENRAIKVNEYLQTSDPDIYAGGDCVDNENIIYNRRLYTPLGDIANIHGRIIANNIYGKEEKFPGTVGTSICKVFDFNVASVGMTEEMARKENKDIVTVLAPAPDKAHFYPTGKLIFIKLIGERQTGKIIGAQVVGYGDVAKRINMISVGLYYGITASDLANMDFAYAPPFSPAMENLIVAANIMRNKIDGIAKSISVMDVKKKLDNGEDFILLDVRSPKEIEMMSLPYENVRYIPLGALREKCDELPKDKEIIAFCKISLRGYEAQRILEEKGFKNVKFMDGGILAWPFECKMK comes from the coding sequence ATGTCCAAAAAATACGTTATTATTGGTGGGGTAGCGTGCGGACCGAAAGCTGCTGCTAGGTTAAGAAGATTAGATCCTGAAGCAGAAATTACATTAATTGAAAAAAGCGACGTTATTTCTTATGGTGGCTGTGGTATGCCATACTATCTGTCAGGAGAAGTTAAAGAGTTAGAAGAATTATGGTCTACTCCTGTAGGAGTACCTAGAGATCCACAATTTTTCAAAAAAGTTAAGAATATCAATGTACTAAATAATACTTTAGCGGAAAAAATAGACAGAAAAGAGAAAAAGGTTATAGTAACTAATTTGAAAACAAATGAGAAACAAGAGATACCTTATGACAAGCTTGTTTTGGCAGTTGGTTCTACACCTAATGTACCACCAATAAAAGGGATTGATTTGAATAATGTATTTAAGTTATATCATCCTTATGATGCGGAAAAAATTAAAAGTTTATTAGAAAGTGGCAAAGTTAAGGATGCAGTAATAGTAGGTGGAGGTTTAATAGGTTTAGAAGTTGCAGAGGCTTTAACTAAACAAGGTGTTAAAGTAACAGTAGTAGAAATGATGGACAAGGTACTTCCTAAAATGTTAGATACTGAAATGTCTATGTTATTAATAAAAGATATGGAAAAGAATAAAGTAGATGTGCTAACTAGTACAAAAGTATTAGAATTAGAAGGAGACAATGAGGGCAATGTTAAGTCTGTAGTTACTGATAAAGGAAAAATTGACGCTCAATTGGTATTAATTTCAGTTGGTGTAAGACCTAATATAAAGCTTGCAGAAGAAGCAGGGCTAGAAATTAGTGAAAATAGAGCAATAAAAGTAAATGAGTATCTTCAAACAAGTGACCCTGATATATATGCAGGTGGGGACTGTGTAGATAATGAAAATATAATTTATAATAGAAGGTTATATACACCATTAGGAGATATAGCAAATATTCATGGCAGAATCATAGCTAATAATATTTATGGAAAAGAAGAAAAATTCCCTGGAACAGTAGGAACAAGTATATGTAAAGTTTTTGATTTTAATGTTGCTTCTGTAGGAATGACAGAAGAGATGGCAAGAAAAGAAAATAAAGATATAGTTACAGTTTTAGCTCCTGCACCAGATAAAGCACATTTTTATCCAACAGGTAAGCTAATATTTATTAAACTAATTGGAGAAAGACAAACAGGAAAGATAATTGGAGCACAGGTAGTAGGATATGGTGATGTGGCTAAGCGTATAAATATGATAAGTGTAGGACTATATTATGGAATTACAGCATCTGATTTAGCAAATATGGATTTTGCATATGCTCCACCATTTTCACCAGCTATGGAAAATTTAATAGTAGCTGCAAATATAATGCGTAATAAAATAGATGGAATTGCAAAGTCTATTTCTGTAATGGATGTTAAGAAAAAACTAGATAATGGAGAAGATTTTATCTTATTGGATGTTCGTTCACCTAAAGAAATTGAAATGATGTCTTTACCATATGAAAACGTAAGATACATACCATTAGGTGCATTAAGAGAAAAATGCGATGAATTACCTAAAGATAAAGAAATAATAGCATTTTGTAAGATAAGTTTAAGAGGATATGAAGCACAGAGAATTTTAGAGGAAAAAGGATTTAAAAATGTTAAATTCATGGATGGCGGAATATTAGCTTGGCCATTTGAATGTAAAATGAAGTAA